In Engraulis encrasicolus isolate BLACKSEA-1 chromosome 24, IST_EnEncr_1.0, whole genome shotgun sequence, a single genomic region encodes these proteins:
- the LOC134440803 gene encoding uncharacterized protein LOC134440803, protein MDPLMPTLSILDTSTPKDRQQCVLSMTKEAKDFLKAHARDSETVDSRLRDSATAYKEAVKKCKLITPTPTEAHVLGQLVCTFGKYTSKNFKWLVENDIGYCKYLIDRHMKEMKHPDKKKTINDEWLKEHFVKYAHLFTAVSCHLEVNVDRAIYGQGRFKSFTHLEMWQWYSLHKKLLADPQAGSDAERKRAQEAYTSVKQWLIMKEDDINSKALKRFRKYILDKEVRV, encoded by the exons atggATCCTCTAATGCCCACACTTTCCATCCTGGACACCAGCACACCCAAAGACAGGCAGCAGTGTGTCCTTAGCATGACCAAGGAGGCCAAGGACTTCCTGAAGGCACACGCTCGGGACAGTGAGACGGTGGACAGTAGGTTGAGGGACTCAGCCACAGCTTACAAAGAAG CTGTTAAGAAATGCAAGCTGATAACGCCCACTCCAACAGAGGCACACGTATTAGGTCAGCTGGTGTGCACCTTTGGGAAATATACAAGCAAAAATTTCAAGTGGCTGGTCGAGAACGACATTGGCTACTGCAAATA CCTCATCGACCGCCACATGAAGGAGATGAAGCACCCTGACAAGAAAAAGACCATCAATGACGAGTGGCTGAAGGAGCACTTTGTAAAATATGCGCACCTCTTCACCGCCGTCTCATGTCACCTGGAGGTGAATGTGGACCGGGCCATCTATGGGCAGGGGAGGTTCAAGTCCTTCACCCACCTGGAGATGTGGCAGTGGTACAGCCTGCACAAGAAGCTCCTGGCAGATCCTCAGGCTGGCAGCGATGCTGAGAGGAAGCGGGCGCAGGAGGCCTATACCTCTGTGAAGCAGTGGCTCATCATGAAGGAGGATGACATCAACTCCAAGGCCCTGAAGAGGTTCAGAAAATACATTCTGGACAAGGAGGTACGTGTGTAG